The Petrotoga sibirica DSM 13575 nucleotide sequence AATAGTATTCGATAGAAACATTGAATACGTTTTAAAAAGCGAGGAAGACAAGAATATTTTAAAGAAATTGTCAGAAAAAAAGAGGATTTACTTTGAATCACCTGCAGATGAATTGATCGTTCATTTGAGTAATAGACTTGGCTATTACATGATTTCACAGGATAAATTTAATGAATATCAGTTTGATAAAGACAAATTACTGGAATTGCGGAGGTTTATGGATGAGTGAACAAAGTTTCGACTTAGAGCAATATGACTACGAGTTACCTGAAGACCTTATAGCCCAAGAACCTCTTGAACCAAGGGATAGCTGCAAGTTGATGGTACTAAATAGAAAAACAAAAAGTATCGAACACAAAGTTTTTAGGGATATAAAAAATTATTTACGACCTGGCGATTTGCTTGTTTTAAATAATACCAGGGTTATTCCTGCAAGATTATACGGCAAAAAGGAAACAGGTGCAAAAGTTGAAGTTTTACTTTTAGAAAAAAATGGAAACGATAAAACATGGAAAGCCTTGGTAAAGCCTGGTGGAAAGATAAAAAAAGGTAACAAACTTATCTTTGAAGACAATTTAACCTGCACCGTAGAAGAACATTTAGAAGACGGCTCTAGAATTTTAAAATTTGACGATCCCAACTTCTTTTCAAAATTGCCAAGAATTGGCGAAGTCCCTTTACCGCCCTACATAAAGAAACAGATAGACGATCCTGAAAAATATCAAACTACCTACGCAAAATACGATGGTGCTGTGGCTGCACCAACCGCTGGTTTGCATTTCACCAAAGAACTGATAGAAGAGCTCACCGATTACGGTGTTAGATTCGCTGAAATCACTCTTCATGTGGGTTTAGGAACCTTTAGACCGGTTAAAGAGGCAGACATAAGGAACCACCAAATACATGAAGAGTATTATACCGTGCCAAAAAGTGTACTTCGCGATATAGTT carries:
- the queA gene encoding tRNA preQ1(34) S-adenosylmethionine ribosyltransferase-isomerase QueA, whose product is MSEQSFDLEQYDYELPEDLIAQEPLEPRDSCKLMVLNRKTKSIEHKVFRDIKNYLRPGDLLVLNNTRVIPARLYGKKETGAKVEVLLLEKNGNDKTWKALVKPGGKIKKGNKLIFEDNLTCTVEEHLEDGSRILKFDDPNFFSKLPRIGEVPLPPYIKKQIDDPEKYQTTYAKYDGAVAAPTAGLHFTKELIEELTDYGVRFAEITLHVGLGTFRPVKEADIRNHQIHEEYYTVPKSVLRDIVRAKAEGKRVIATGTTVVRTLESIARNPDKLAGKTDLYIYPPFEFKIIDAMITNFHLPKSSLLFLVSAFAGQDFIMNSYQIAKEKKYRFFSFGDAMFII